In Parasteatoda tepidariorum isolate YZ-2023 chromosome 2, CAS_Ptep_4.0, whole genome shotgun sequence, one DNA window encodes the following:
- the LOC139425063 gene encoding uncharacterized protein: MLESLEYKVDPTTETLLMHMILFKLDANSRTWFERTFQTDVILKLDELLQFLATQARSTPSSTTKRNIQRKVTLVLSNAQSQCRLCNGDHTLSNVKTCNSKFRCKKCKKPHHTLLHIENVSDRGKQGAINKSNSSELSINAPVFSPALIPSTSQSSENSRVVDVTSCISGVGPDVQTLLCTALIRVRDIWGNYQTCRCLLDSGSLASLIINECIEKLGLQKEKTIVRISCLGASNTRTNGLAEIQFTSHFSSQNSFHASVYVINKIVGMIPHHDLDSSMRELFGDISLADPAFHKSAPIDALLGVDLTLPLLKGQTLSLGKDKPFAIRSELGWIIGGRANSDGQNSLHVNHIQLKSDLLINKFWELDSVPCVKPLTSLEEACEDHFVKTHSRDGNGRYTVRLPFHTSPTRLGNSKQNAIRRLISVEQHLISKPEKYNLYRKFMKESSLKSHGTGSGL, translated from the exons ATGTTGGAGTCCCTGGAATACAAGGTTGATCCAACTACAGAGACCCTTTTAATGCACATGATATTGTTCAAGCTTGATGCAAATTCAAGAACTTGGTTTGAGAGAACCTTTCAAACTGATGTCATTCTAAAGTTGGACGAACTGTTGCAATTCCTTGCAACACAAGCGAGATCCACCCCGAGTTCAACTACTAAGAGAAACATTCAAAGAAAGGTGACTTTGGTTTTGTCCAACGCCCAGTCACAATGTCGTCTGTGTAATGGAGATCATACATTGTCGAA TGTGAAAACTTGCAACAGCAAGTTTAGATgcaaaaagtgcaaaaaacCCCACCACACTTTGCTTCATATCGAAAATGTTAGCGATAGGGGAAAACAGGGTGCTATAAATAAGTCAAATTCTAGTGAACTTTCTATCAACGCTCCTGTCTTTTCACCTGCCCTTATTCCAAGTACTAGTCAATCAAGTGAAAATTCTAGAGTGGTAGATGTTACATCGTGTATTTCTGGTGTAGGGCCAGACGTTCAAACTCTCCTCTGCACTGCTCTGATTCGGGTAAGAGATATTTGGGGTAACTATCAGACCTGTAGATGTCTTCTGGACAGCGGTAGCCTGGCTTCGCTTATTATAAATGAGTGTATTGAGAAGTTGGGCTTGCAAAAGGAAAAGACCATTGTTCGCATTTCGTGTTTGGGCGCATCCAATACGCGTACAAATGGGCTTGCTGAGATTCAATTCACCTCACATTTCTCAtctcaaaattcttttcatGCATCCGTCTATGTGATTAACAAAATTGTAGGTATGATTCCACATCACGACTTAGATTCCTCAATGCGCGAATTATTTGGGGATATTTCTCTGGCTGATCCAGCATTTCACAAGAGTGCTCCGATTGATGCACTCCTTGGTGTTGACCTTACTTTGCCATTACTAAAGGGTCAAACATTATCGTTAGGTAAGGATAAGCCATTTGCCATTCGTTCAGAACTGGGTTGGATAATTGGTGGTAGGGCAAATTCTGATGGTCAAAATTCTCTACATGTCAATCATATTCAGTTAAAATCGGATCTTCTAATCAATAAATTCTGGGAATTAGATTCAGTACCATGCGTCAAACCCTTAACTTCTTTAGAAGAGGCTTGTGAAGATCATTTCGTAAAGACACATTCTAGGGATGGGAATGGTAGATACACAGTAAGGTTGCCTTTTCACACTTCTCCCACACGGTTAggtaattcaaaacaaaatgcaattcGTAGGCTAATCAGCGTGGAACAACATCTCATTTCTAAACCTGAGAAATACAACCTCTATCGAAAATTTATGAAGGAATCTTCACTTAAATCACATGGAACTGGTTCCGGACTCTGA
- the LOC139425064 gene encoding uncharacterized protein: MYGMTSATFFSTRTLRQLVIDEQENYPDASRATLCHFYIDDLLSRSATKEGATQLVSELQAMMKRGGFSLCKWVSNDPDALANISEELKTVDSKHMINDDQPVKILGIAWLPDVDKFTFTIFLNESDVWTKRKVLSKVAKIFDPLGWLAPTVITSKIFLQELWSHHLGWDEELPDSLARQWRATDVQVHGFCDTSEKAYCAAIYICSKDSNQAVTSRLLTSKTRVSPNKLKRVVAYCLRFVKNCSVAADKRNKSFLTTNEAEKRIVKFIQQDHFPTEVSYLSTGKQLPSNNKLVLLTPFYDDSGIIHVGGRRKTSMLPKSKKHPILLPKTNHVVNLLITDYHLKLLHAGPQLLQTALREKFWILLARDAVRRVVRTCIPCFRNRPWLTERIMGDLPEFRACPSSIFQ; the protein is encoded by the exons ATGTACGGTATGACCTCAGCAACATTCTTCTCCACGAGAACCTTACGACAGCTTGTCATAGACGAGCAAGAAAATTATCCAGACGCTTCAAGAGCTACCCTTTGTCATTTTTACATTGATGATTTGCTGAGCAGGAGTGCAACAAAAGAGGGAGCCACTCAACTGGTGTCCGAACTGCAGGCAATGATGAAGAGAGGAGGATTTTCTCTATGCAAATGGGTGTCAAATGATCCTGACGCACTAGCAAACATTTCGGAAGAGTTAAAGACCGTTGATTCCAAACACATGATCAACGACGACCAACCGGTCAAAATTCTGGGAATAGCTTGGCTTCCAGATGTTGACAAGTTCACCTTTACCATCTTCCTCAATGAGAGCGACGTATGGACTAAACGCAAGGTACTTTCCAAAGTTGCCAAAATCTTTGACCCCTTGGGCTGGTTGGCACCTACAGTTATCACTTCCAAAATCTTCCTCCAAGAGCTGTGGAGTCATCATCTAGGCTGGGATGAGGAACTACCAGACTCTCTGGCAAGGCAATGgaga GCTACAGACGTTCAAGTACATGGATTCTGTGATACTTCAGAGAAGGCCTACTGTGCAGCTATATACATTTGTTCCAAAGATTCAAACCAAGCCGTGACATCTAGACTACTAACTTCCAAGACACGTGTCTCTCCA aaCAAGCTGAAAAGAGTAGTTGCCTATTGTTTAAGATTCGTGAAGAACTGTTCTGTTGCTGCAGATAAAAGAAACAAGTCCTTCTTAACAACGAATGAAGCCGAGAAGAGAATTGTCAAATTCATCCAACAAGATCATTTTCCGACGGAAGTCTCCTATCTTTCAACAGGCAAGCAGCTTCCTTCGAATAACAAGCTTGTTCTCTTGACTCCGTTTTATGATGATTCTGGAATAATTCATGTCGGTGGTAGACGGAAAACTTCAATGCTTCCAAAATCAAAGAAGCATCCCATCCTGCTTCCTAAAACCAACCATGTTGTGAACTTACTTATCACTGATTATCATTTGAAACTTCTTCATGCCGGTCCTCAACTTCTCCAAACAGCTCTCAGAGAGAAATTTTGGATTCTTTTAGCCAGAGATGCAGTTAGAAGAGTGGTGAGAACATGTATCCCATGCTTCAGAAATCGTCCATGGCTCACCGAACGAATCATGGGTGATCTTCCAGAGTTCAGAGCTTGTCCCTCTTCTATATTCCAATGA
- the LOC139425065 gene encoding uncharacterized protein, with protein MKEDALQQFLVSDNIAFHFNPPSAPHFGGIWEATVKSFKFHCGDTSLTFEELATLSCQIEACLNSRPLCALSSSPDDPSVLTPGHFLIGKALTAIPQPTLPDDIRHCDRSRLLARMTQHFWNRWSSEYLTLLQSRSKMRISQKNLDIRDLVLIKHDNLPPLQWKLGKVTDTFPGKDSYW; from the coding sequence ATGAAGGAAGACGCCCTTCAACAATTCCTGGTATCAGACAACATCGCCTTTCACTTCAATCCTCCATCTGCTCCCCACTTCGGAGGCATTTGGGAGGCTACAGTGAAATCGTTCAAATTTCATTGTGGAGATACTAGTCTCACCTTCGAAGAACTAGCCACACTGTCATGTCAAATCGAGGCTTGCCTTAACTCAAGACCACTATGTGCATTATCTAGCAGTCCAGATGATCCGTCTGTTCTGACACCAGGACATTTCCTGATAGGAAAGGCATTGACAGCTATTCCACAACCTACGCTTCCAGATGACATTCGTCACTGCGACCGTTCGCGATTACTTGCAAGAATGACCCAACATTTTTGGAATAGATGGTCCTCAGAGTACTTGACATTGCTACAATCAAGATCGAAGATGCGTATCTCTCAAAAGAACCTTGACATCAGAGATCTTGTTTTAATCAAACACGACAACTTACCCCCACTACAGTGGAAGTTAGGGAAGGTCACGGACACGTTCCCTGGTAAAGACTCATACTGGTGA